Sequence from the Oncorhynchus tshawytscha isolate Ot180627B unplaced genomic scaffold, Otsh_v2.0 Un_contig_307_pilon_pilon, whole genome shotgun sequence genome:
TGCAGGTAAATATATTTATGAGCAATTGTGAAGGCATTCATATGAACCTTGAACATAAATGTTTCTATGACATCCTCTCTAGGCATTACAGAAAAATACATCTTATTTGAATAAAAGTGCTAAGAAGGTTGTTATGAATGCCACTGTAGCACTCATAAAGGTGTAATGAAATATTAATATCCGATGTGTAATGCTATATGTTGTTATCATCACAACACCATTTAATATTGTATTTTACACTTGTCTCCTGCTCCATaccagtagacacagacagagatagtgaccattagacaaagaggagaaagaggagagacccCAGTGTTGTGGTTGATTCATCGAGGCAGTAGAAGCAGGATGTGGGTCCTCATCTGGGCAGCTCTacttttctctctgacagagagaACCACATGCCCAAGTAAGGTTCCTTTTATCACTACTATTGTTAATATAAATATGACACACATCCCAACAGATACTAtgtcatattattatttttacaaacAAGTGAAGTAGTATCAGTGCTTCTTGTATTACTCATGACTTTATTAATTTCCCTCCGTCAGAGAAGGCCCCTCCAGCAGCATACAACATCACCTTCAGTCCAGCAGAGATAACACCACAGACTGGACTATGTGCTGTTATTCCATGTTCGTTCACTCACCCTGATGACTTCCTTGCTAGCATAGCAATGTGGCTTAAATGCCCTGATGAACGATGTTCTGTTAAAGTCGAAACAGACTCTATTTTCCACTCAATGAATTCCTCTATAGCTCAGGAGGGTTATAGAAGGCGAGTAGCACTACTGGAGACAGACCTGACAAAGAAGAACTGCAGTATGATCATCAACGACATCACTAAGACTGATGACGGAGACTATCAATTAAGACTGTCCGGAACATTGAACAGTGTATATATAAGTCAATTTACATACCAGAAGAAACTGAAAATGGCAGTGAAAGGTACAGCATGACTATTACCGTTAGTTACAGTGACAAGAGTATTACTTTGGTGTAATTTATCATGTACACTGACTGTAACATAAGTACCTCCAATTTACAAAGCCCAAGATTTCCCCAAGTCTCCCATTTCAAAGTGTTTATTTTTCTAAACCGGTACTATGATTTCATACTTTATATGAATATATGTTTCTGCTGTTTTCTACATGGATGCAAAATCCATGTTATAGCGTGACTTAAATGTAAAGGTAAATTCCTATTGAGCCGACGTGTGCATTTACCATGAATACGGGAACATTGCCTCTAAATGTAAATCACGCTATTGTGCGAATCTTCCACGATCCTGATTGAATTTAGGCCTCAGTCTGTGTTTCTATTTCCTACCTCCAGCTCTGACCCAGAAGCCCTCAGTGTTGACTCCTCCTCTGACAGAGGGAGAACCAGCGACCCTGACCTGCACCGCCCCGGGGATCTGCTCTGGAACTCCTCCTAACATCACATGGAcatggagagggacaggagacaaCATCACTGAGCTCAGAGACAACACCACTACACAAAGGAGAGAGGATCTGACCCGCGTCACAACAACCCACTTCTCAACTTTGAACTTTACACCTTCAGCAGACCACCACACCACCAAGGTCACGTGCCAAGTGACATTCAAAGGGAACATCACCACTGAGGAGACAGTGACTTTGAATGTGACTCGTAAGTAGCCTACATCATCTGACCTTACTTTGCACAACCCAACAGCTTGTTGTGCTTCAACAGTTATAATTCATGAACATGATAAACTGATTATATACTTTATTTTCTAGATGTAAAGGAACCCAAGATCTctggtagtaacacagtgagAGAGGGTGATACCCTGAATCTGTCTTGCTTTGTTGACAgctacccaccaccaccagcaatcACCTGGAGTAAGAATGGGACAACAGCTTTGGAACAGAATAACTCTGGACTGGCCTCTCTCACCATCTCCAACATGACAAGAGAACAGGCTGGGGAGTATGTGTGTAAAGCTCAACACCTCAACAGGACAGCTTCCATTGTTGTCACTGTGATGTGTGAGTACAAACAACACTTTACAAACCTGATTAAAAATAGCTTGAAACATGTTTACTTTAAATTGTCCATGATAtatcttccccctctgtctctcgttAGACCCTCCTGTGATTCTCAATGCTTCTGGGTGTGTCATCCAGGCAAAGGtcatgacctgtgtgtgtgtcagccaggGGGTTCCCTTACCTCTCATAGGCTGGCTTAACACTGAGCAGTACTCCCTCACTAAATCAGTGTTGAGGTCCTCAGTGAACACCACCATCAGGATGCATGTCGGAAACCACACCAACACTACTGTGGAGTGTGTCAGCACAAATGAAgtgggcagagtgagagagaagttg
This genomic interval carries:
- the LOC112230460 gene encoding sialic acid-binding Ig-like lectin 5 gives rise to the protein MWVLIWAALLFSLTERTTCPKKAPPAAYNITFSPAEITPQTGLCAVIPCSFTHPDDFLASIAMWLKCPDERCSVKVETDSIFHSMNSSIAQEGYRRRVALLETDLTKKNCSMIINDITKTDDGDYQLRLSGTLNSVYISQFTYQKKLKMAVKALTQKPSVLTPPLTEGEPATLTCTAPGICSGTPPNITWTWRGTGDNITELRDNTTTQRREDLTRVTTTHFSTLNFTPSADHHTTKVTCQVTFKGNITTEETVTLNVTHVKEPKISGSNTVREGDTLNLSCFVDSYPPPPAITWSKNGTTALEQNNSGLASLTISNMTREQAGEYVCKAQHLNRTASIVVTVMYPPVILNASGCVIQAKVMTCVCVSQGVPLPLIGWLNTEQYSLTKSVLRSSVNTTIRMHVGNHTNTTVECVSTNEVGRVREKLQVTQKESQGKQGEEVSKDILALLLNPPLIAAFVIGAAFSSTICCIILCLTGKCKRCKERIPKDSGSKSPLTKLEMVACEDQQTNAGQAVRGEQTPLQVVLMEGAENTGPQTSGAAVNSAKREEPQDVHYATINYSQLKKTPEEAEKKTTTSKSEYAKIKRENKKEGYEGGGEGSGVMYEEENENGKPAAETYENTELYSNVKAIMGGE